A section of the Tenrec ecaudatus isolate mTenEca1 chromosome 10, mTenEca1.hap1, whole genome shotgun sequence genome encodes:
- the KRT35 gene encoding keratin, type I cuticular Ha5 has translation MASKCLKASFSSRSLKGPGGAGVGSPRMHSSSSCKLPSLSRGPQSFSACSAGLGRSSCRAASCLPAFSLPPGGFATSFGMGAAWGGEGILNGSEKETMQFLNDRLASYLEKVRQLERENAELEGRIHEWCQQQVPYMCPDYQSYFRTMEELQKKTLCSKAENARLVVQIDNAKLAADDFRTKYETELSLRQLVEADINGLRRILDELTLCKSDLEAQVESLKEELLCLKKNHEEEVNSLRCQLGDRLSVEVDAAPPVDLTRVLDEMRCQYETLVENNRRDAEDWFNTQTEELNQQVVSSSEQLQSCQAEIIELRRTVNALEIELQAQHSMRDALESTLAETEARYSAQLAQMQGLITNVEAQLADIRCDLERQNQEYQVLLDVRARLEGEINTYRGLLESEDGKLPCNPCAPDYSPSKSCLPCLPAASCSPGAARMNCSPRPICVPCPGGRF, from the exons ATGGCTTCCAAGTGTCTCAAGGCCAGCTTCTCCTCGAGGTCCCTCAAGGGTCCGGGCGGGGCCGGCGTGGGCTCCCCCCGCATGCACTCCAGTAGCTCCTGCAAGCTGCCCAGCCTGTCCCGCGGGCCCCAGTCCTTTTCGGCATGCTCTGCTGGGCTGGGCCGAAGCAGCTGCAGGGCAgccagctgcctgcctgccttctccctccccccaggggGCTTTGCCACAAGCTTCGGCATGGGCGCTGCCTGGGGTGGGGAAGGCATTCTCAACGGCAGCGAGAAGGAGACCATGCAGTTCCTGAACGACCGGCTGGCCAGCTACCTGGAGAAGGTGCGGCAGCTGGAGCGGGAGAACGCGGAGCTGGAGGGTCGCATCCATGAGTGGTGCCAGCAGCAGGTGCCCTACATGTGCCCGGACTACCAGTCCTACTTCCGGACCATGGAGGAGCTCCAGAAGAAG ACCCTGTGCAGCAAGGCTGAGAACGCCCGGCTGGTGGTGCAGATTGACAACGCCAAGCTGGCTGCCGACGACTTCAGGACCAA GTACGAGACGGAGCTGTCCCTGCGGCAGCTGGTGGAGGCCGACATCAACGGCCTGCGCAGGATCCTGGACGAACTGACCCTGTGCAAGTCCGACCTGGAGGCTCAGGTGGAGTCCCTGAAGGAGGAGCTGCTGTGTCTCAAGAAGAACCACGAGGAG GAAGTGAACTCGCTGCGCTGCCAGCTGGGGGACCGGCTCAGCGTCGAGGTGGACGCTGCCCCGCCTGTCGACCTGACCCGTGTTCTGGATGAGATGAGATGCCAGTACGAGACCCTCGTGGAGAATAACCGCCGAGATGCTGAAGACTGGTTCAACACCCAG acgGAGGAGCTCAACCAGCAGGTGGTATCCAGCTCGGAGCAGCTGCAGTCCTGCCAGGCTGAGATCATCGAGCTGAGACGCACCGTCAATGCCCTGGAGATCGAGCTGCAGGCCCAGCACAGCATG AGAGATGCTTTGGAATCCACCCTGGCTGAGACCGAGGCCCGCTACAGCGCCCAGCTGGCCCAGATGCAGGGCCTGATCACCAACGTGGAGGCCCAGCTGGCGGACATCCGCTGTGACCTGGAGCGGCAGAACCAGGAGTACCAGGTGCTGCTGGACGTGCGGGCCCGGCTGGAGGGCGAGATCAACACGTACCGGGGCCTGCTGGAGAGCGAGGACGGCAA gCTTCCGTGTAACCCATGTGCCCCTGACTACTCGCCCTCCAAGTCCTgcctcccctgcctccctgcgGCTTCCTGCAGTCCTGGCGCTGCCCGAATGAACTGCAGCCCCCGCCCCATTTGTGTGCCCTGTCCGGGGGGCCGGTTCTGA
- the LOC142459847 gene encoding eukaryotic translation initiation factor 1-like, with protein sequence MPAIQNLQSFDPFADASKGDDLLPAGTEDYIHIRIQQRNGRKTLTTVQGIADDYDKKKLVKAFKKKFACNGTVIEHPEYGEVIQLQGDQRKHICQFLVEIGLAKDDQLKVHGF encoded by the exons ATGCCCGCTATCCAGAACCTCCAGTCTTTCG ACCCCTTTGCTGATGCCAGTAAGGGTGATGACCTGCTTCCCGCGGGGACCGAGGATTATATCCATATAAGAATTCAACAGCGCAACGGCAGGAAGACCCTGACcactgtccaagggatcgctgatgACTACGACAAAAAGAAGCTGGTGAAGGCCTTTAAGAAG AAGTTTGCCTGCAATGGGACTGTGATTGAACATCCAGAATACGGAGAAGTGATTCAGCTCCAGGGTGACCAGCGCAAGCACATATGCCAGTTCCTTGTAGAG ATCGGACTGGCTAAGGACGACCAGCTGAAGGTGCATGGGTTTTGA